AGCAAGGGGACAGACACCGACTCAGATACTGACAACGGAGATACCGACAGCGACTCAGATACTGACAGTAGGGGGACAGACAGCGACTCTGATACCGACAACGGAGATACCGACAGCGACTCTGATACCGACAACGGAGATACCGACAGCGACTCTGACTAATACTGTGTGAGTCAGCACTATTATAGCGACACCGCTGCTATCTCGAGCCAGATTCGTGACTACCCGTTCGACGTCGCTTGCCGGACTCGTCATCGCCGGCGGCTACTCCACGCGCTTTGGCGAGGCGGATAAAGCAGTTGCCGACCTCGCCGGCACACCGATGAGCCGACGCGTTGTCGACCGCCTTGCAGCCGTTACTGATTCCGTCGTCATCAACTGCCGCGAAGATCAACGCAGTGCACTGCAAGATGCACTCAGAGAGTGTGACCTCGAAATTCGGTTCGCAACGGATCCCATCGACGATCAGGGACCAGTCGCCGGGATCCAGACCGGTCTCGAGGCACTCGACCGAGAGTACGCGGCTGTCGTTGCCTGCGATATGCCGTTCGTCGACCCGGCGCTGTTCGAGGTGCTTCTCGAGCGCGCACGCGAACACGGCAGTGATGGGGCCGATGCCGCTGTCGTCCAACTCGAGGATGGCTGGTATCAGACAACACAAGCACTGTACCGGACTGATTCGATGGCACAAGCCTGTGGCGAAACGCTGGCAGCCGACGACAGGCGGATTCTCGCCGCCCTCGAGCGCCTCGAGTACGTCACCATCGACGAACCGACGCTCGAGCGGGCGGGAATCGACGTGCAGACATTCGAGAGTATCGACACACAGGATGCACTCGAGGCAGCCGCTGTTCGACTCGAGTAAGTGCTCGTTTGCGTCATTGAACGACAATCCCCGGTATCGAGGCGAACATGTTCGTCGACTTTGGCCTGTGGGGCACCATCGTCCGAGAAGGCGTGACTTATCATGCCTCGACGCAAGGTCCGACCATGAGCAGCGATGAGTTCGACTACGGCAAAGACGAGCAGTTGCGCAGTCGCGAGGTGACCGAGGGCGCAGAAAAGGCCCCGCACCGTGCGATGTTCCGCGCGATGGGATTCGATGATGAGGACTTCGGCTCGCCGATGATCGGCGTACCGAACCCGGCCGCAGACATCACACCGTGTAACGTCCACCTCGATGATGTCGCCGAGTCGGCGCTTGCCGGCGTCGACGACTCCGGTGGGATGCCCATCGAGTTCGGGACGATCACCATCTCGGATGCGATCTCGATGGGCACTGAGGGGATGAAAGCCTCGCTTATCTCCCGCGAACTGATCGCCGACTCCGTCGAACTGGTCAGTTTCGGCGAGCGCATGGACGGGCTGGTCACCATCGGTGGCTGTGACAAGAACATGCCCGGGATGATGATGGCCGCAATCCGAACGGACCTGCCCAGCGTCTTCCTCTACGGCGGTTCGATCATGCCCGGCGAGCACGACGGGCGCGAAGTCACCGTCCAGAACCTCTTCGAGGGCGTTGGTGCCGTCTCTGACGGCGACATGTCCGCCGAGGAACTCGACGAAATGGAGCGCCACGCCTGTCCCGGCGCGGGATCCTGTGGCGGGATGTTCACCGCGAACACGATGGCGTCGATTTCGGAGGCACTCGGCTTCGCACCGCTTGGCAGTTCCAGCCCGCCCGCAGAAGACGAGGCTCGCTATGAGGTCGCCCGCGAAGCCGGCGAACTCGCCGTCGAGGCCGTCGAAGCGGGGCGCAAACCCTCTGACTTCCTGAGCAAGCAATCCTTCGAGAACGCCATCGCCCTACAGGTCGCCGTCGGCGGCTCGACCAACGCCGTCCTCCACCTGCTCGCAATGGCCGCCGAAGCCGGTGTCGACCTCGAGATCGAGGAGTTCGACGAGATCAGCCAGCGTACGCCGAAGATCGCCGACCTCCAACCCGGCGGCACACGCGTGATGAACGACCTTCACGAAATCGGTGGCGTGCCGGTCATCCTGAACGCCCTCTACGAGGCCGACCTGCTCCACGGTGACGCACTGACCGTGACCGGGAACACAATCGGCGAGGAACTCGAGGCCCTGGACGTGCCGACTATCGAGGACCTCGAGGCGGACTTCCTCTACACTGTCGACGAGCCGAAAAACGAACAGGGCGCGATCCGTATCCTGACGGGCAACCTTGCACCCGGTGGCTCCGTCCTCAAGGTAACCGGCGACGACGAGTTGCGCCACGAGGGGCCGGCCCGCGTCTTCGAGGAGGAAGAAGCCGCAATGAAGTACGTCCAGGAAGGCAACGTCGAGTCCGGCGACGTGCTCATCATCCGCAACGAAGGGCCACAGGGCGGTCCCGGCATGCGGGAGATGCTCGGTGTCACGAGCGCCGTCGCTGGCCAGGGCCACGCCGAAGACGTTGCGCTCATCACTGACGGTCGATTCTCGGGTGCCACGCGTGGCTTCTCTATCGGCCACGTCGCGCCCGAAGCTTTCGCTGGCGGCCCAATCGGCCTCCTCGAGGACGGCGACGTTGTCGAGATTGACATCGCAGAGCGCACGCTTGCCGTCGACCTCTCGGACGACGAACTCGCCGAGCGCCACGACGAGTGGGAGCAGCCAGACCCCACCTACGACACGGGCGTGCTGGCGAAATTCGGCCGCGACTTCGACTCTGCAGAAAACGGTGCGGTGACGAATCCCGCCCTCAAACGCGACTGACGCCCGCAAACGGGCGGGCGTTCGCATCGGTACTGCTGTACCACAATACGACGCACTCGAGACGCGTTTTTGCCGTGACTCGACTGTTTTCAACTCAGAGCTATCGGTCTCGATGGCACGCCAACGCGAGCCTTCGATTTCCTGCATGAGTCTTTCGACGCGGTATCACAAAGAAAGAAATGAATGTGCAAATTCTGTCTCGAGTGTGAGTGGCAGATCAGTACGGTGCAGGGGTACACCGAAAAAGAAACGTCAGAAAAGGCGATTGAACACTTCGTCGAGACAGGGCATACAGTCGATACGCTGCGACCGCCACCGAAAGCAGTGCTCCAAAACTGACCGCTCCCTCGCTGTCTCGTCTGCAGTCAATGCGACAATTCTCTTTTAGACCGCGATCCGAACGTGGTCGCTCGAGCCGATTAGAACGGTGGCGAGTTCGGGATGTCGCTGTCGAAGTCGCCGACGACTCGAACGCCGAGGCCGTGGAAGTCGGGGACGGCTTCGGCGTCGATGTCGTCCTGACCGAAGTCGTCGATTGGGTCCGGTTCGACGGTGTCGACGATTTCTCGGCTCTCGATGTCGAGGACGGAGAAGCCGGGCGTGACGCCGGTTGCGGCGTGGGGGTCACCGGACTGTGGGGCTGGGCCGCGCAGGGTGACGAACATGTACTGTCCGTCCGGCGAGGTCCACATGATGTCGGGTGCGTCGCGCTCAGCCGTGTCGTCGGACTGATTCTCACCGTAGGCGTCGATCTCTTCGATGACCTCGTCGGTCTCGGGATCGACGATGACGCCGTCGTTGGTCTCACGGTTCAGGACCCACAATTCCTCGCCGTCGGGCGTGTACCAGAAGCCGTGTGCGTCGACGCCTTCGGTGCTTACGTCCTCCTCGATGATCTCGTCTTCGGCAGTGTCGTAGACGTAGTATGCGCCGACGCCGTCCTCGCCCTCGTCAGGGTTGGATGGGAGACCGGCGGTGAGGTAGAACTTGTCCTCGTCTGGGTGTGGCATGGTCCCACAGTTCGTTGGGACTTCATCCTGTGAGTAGGCGAGTTCGACTTCGAACTCGTCGTGGTCGACGATGACCAGTCCTGCGTCGTGGTAGCTTGGGCCGAGCGTGTGAATCGAACGTCCCTGACTGTCGAACTGGTGGCAGATCGGGCTTGCCGAGTCGATGCCTGCCTCTTGGACGGTCTCGTCTTCTGGCAGTTCGATGTAGTCGTCGTACTCGAACTCCTCGTTCTCGAGGTCGGCTTCGACGCGAACGATTTTTTCCTCGGCGATGACGTCGACGTGGATGTACTCGTCGTTCGGGTCGAAAACGGCCATGTGCGAGGACGCGCCGGTTTCGACGTTGCCAACGAGTTCGCGGTCTTCGGTTCGGAAGACGAGCGTACGCGCACCAGCCGTACAGGCAATGGCTGCGTACTCGTAGTCCGAGCTGAAGTCGATCATGTGTGGCGTGACGCCCTCGTCCGGAACGCCCTCGAGTCCGTTGAGGTCGATTTCTTCGACGTGGTCGAACTCGTCGTCGCCCTCACCGGGCTCGTAGAGGTGGACGTTGTCCAGTCCCTGATCGAGGGCCCAGACTTCGTAGTGACCGACGTCTTCGGTTTCGGTTTCCTCGTCTTCGCCTTCATCGTCATCCATCGGTTCCTCGTCGTCTGACTCGTCCGGATCGTCGTCAGTGTCCGTCTCGGAGTCGTCTGGATCGTCGTCGCCGCTAGTACAGCCAGCGACCGCAATAATACCAGCAGTCGCACTTCCCGCCAGTAGCTTTCGCCGCGTCGGATCTATCGTCATATCAACGTAGTCCGGACTGCGCCATGAAAAGGTTGCGGGTTTGAGGGCGTCTCCGTGGCAAATTTCGGGGTTTTGGGTAGATAGGGGAAAATATGGCCGCGAAATTATATCGGAGAGAAACAGGAGTCCTGATTTCGTCAGAACCCAGCATACGCCGGTTATTTTTGGGCGGAAATATGGCAATAATCTCCGCTTCCTATGTTTCGATTCACAGGAGTGTTCGGACAACACATGATCTATCATGGGCGATTTGCGATCAGTGACTCTCGAGACGACCCACCACGTCCACGAGAACGAGCCTCAGGATCGGCGCTCGAGAATGCGGTCGATGATGTGGCGGGTCGATAAGAGTTCAGCGTCGGCTGCAGGCTCGCGGGCGCTTGCGCGCTCGACGACACAGTCGATTCCTCGGCGCTCGAGTTCGTCTTCGATGGCCGCCTCGTCGTGATGCTGGTCGTGGCCGAGTGCGATCACGTCGGGGTCGAGTTCTTCAATCGGAACGAAAATGTCCTCCTCGTGGCCGAGAATTGCTCGGTTGACTGCCTCGAGTGCGTCGACGACGGCGCGGCGCTGTTCGCCGGGGCAGATTGGCGTTTCCTTGTGATCGACGTTGGCCTTGCGCGCGACGATC
The Natronolimnobius baerhuensis DNA segment above includes these coding regions:
- a CDS encoding YncE family protein is translated as MTIDPTRRKLLAGSATAGIIAVAGCTSGDDDPDDSETDTDDDPDESDDEEPMDDDEGEDEETETEDVGHYEVWALDQGLDNVHLYEPGEGDDEFDHVEEIDLNGLEGVPDEGVTPHMIDFSSDYEYAAIACTAGARTLVFRTEDRELVGNVETGASSHMAVFDPNDEYIHVDVIAEEKIVRVEADLENEEFEYDDYIELPEDETVQEAGIDSASPICHQFDSQGRSIHTLGPSYHDAGLVIVDHDEFEVELAYSQDEVPTNCGTMPHPDEDKFYLTAGLPSNPDEGEDGVGAYYVYDTAEDEIIEEDVSTEGVDAHGFWYTPDGEELWVLNRETNDGVIVDPETDEVIEEIDAYGENQSDDTAERDAPDIMWTSPDGQYMFVTLRGPAPQSGDPHAATGVTPGFSVLDIESREIVDTVEPDPIDDFGQDDIDAEAVPDFHGLGVRVVGDFDSDIPNSPPF
- the ilvD gene encoding dihydroxy-acid dehydratase, which produces MSSDEFDYGKDEQLRSREVTEGAEKAPHRAMFRAMGFDDEDFGSPMIGVPNPAADITPCNVHLDDVAESALAGVDDSGGMPIEFGTITISDAISMGTEGMKASLISRELIADSVELVSFGERMDGLVTIGGCDKNMPGMMMAAIRTDLPSVFLYGGSIMPGEHDGREVTVQNLFEGVGAVSDGDMSAEELDEMERHACPGAGSCGGMFTANTMASISEALGFAPLGSSSPPAEDEARYEVAREAGELAVEAVEAGRKPSDFLSKQSFENAIALQVAVGGSTNAVLHLLAMAAEAGVDLEIEEFDEISQRTPKIADLQPGGTRVMNDLHEIGGVPVILNALYEADLLHGDALTVTGNTIGEELEALDVPTIEDLEADFLYTVDEPKNEQGAIRILTGNLAPGGSVLKVTGDDELRHEGPARVFEEEEAAMKYVQEGNVESGDVLIIRNEGPQGGPGMREMLGVTSAVAGQGHAEDVALITDGRFSGATRGFSIGHVAPEAFAGGPIGLLEDGDVVEIDIAERTLAVDLSDDELAERHDEWEQPDPTYDTGVLAKFGRDFDSAENGAVTNPALKRD
- a CDS encoding adenylyltransferase/cytidyltransferase family protein, producing MTRTIIAQGTFDILHPGHVHYLEEAAAMGDELIVIVARKANVDHKETPICPGEQRRAVVDALEAVNRAILGHEEDIFVPIEELDPDVIALGHDQHHDEAAIEDELERRGIDCVVERASAREPAADAELLSTRHIIDRILERRS
- the mobA gene encoding molybdenum cofactor guanylyltransferase, with the protein product MTTRSTSLAGLVIAGGYSTRFGEADKAVADLAGTPMSRRVVDRLAAVTDSVVINCREDQRSALQDALRECDLEIRFATDPIDDQGPVAGIQTGLEALDREYAAVVACDMPFVDPALFEVLLERAREHGSDGADAAVVQLEDGWYQTTQALYRTDSMAQACGETLAADDRRILAALERLEYVTIDEPTLERAGIDVQTFESIDTQDALEAAAVRLE